In Anaerolineae bacterium, a single window of DNA contains:
- a CDS encoding M23 family metallopeptidase has protein sequence MSPLRFRDPDDEPSTPFWQRFSTHILLVAIMLAGLFAARDKLPRWPANLPVRAAVTPADVTAPASGPTAIPARQADLPPCPAVLIRAAVPHTIIPERPRLEIITYTVQAGDTVFGLAERFGISPETILWANGDLEYHPDDLRIGQELIILPVSGVYHEVKAGDTLEKLAEKYQVSADVIRNYPLNQIGAGGELVVGQKLIIPDGVKPYVPRRLHRFDVALPANALKGSGAFIWPTQGYITQGYWSLHRAIDIGAGTGTPVYASDSGYVVFAGWDDTGYGNLIIINHGNGFATYYAHLSKILVSAGTSVSRGAKIGLVGSTGRSTGSHLHFEIWQRDVQRNPLGFLP, from the coding sequence GTGTCTCCTCTCCGATTTCGCGACCCGGATGACGAACCGTCCACGCCTTTCTGGCAGCGCTTCAGCACCCATATCCTGCTGGTAGCCATCATGTTGGCCGGCCTGTTCGCGGCACGGGACAAACTGCCGCGCTGGCCGGCCAACCTTCCTGTACGCGCCGCCGTCACCCCCGCCGACGTGACTGCGCCAGCCTCGGGGCCCACCGCCATCCCGGCGCGGCAGGCGGACCTCCCGCCCTGCCCGGCTGTGCTCATCCGCGCCGCGGTGCCCCATACCATCATCCCGGAGCGGCCGCGCCTGGAGATCATCACCTACACCGTGCAGGCCGGCGACACGGTCTTCGGCCTGGCGGAGCGCTTCGGCATCTCGCCGGAGACCATCCTGTGGGCCAACGGCGACCTGGAATATCACCCCGATGACCTGCGCATCGGCCAGGAGCTGATCATCCTGCCTGTCTCGGGGGTGTATCACGAGGTGAAAGCCGGCGACACCCTGGAAAAGTTAGCGGAGAAATATCAGGTCTCGGCGGATGTCATCCGCAATTATCCGCTGAACCAGATCGGCGCCGGCGGAGAACTGGTGGTCGGCCAGAAGCTCATCATCCCCGACGGCGTGAAGCCCTACGTCCCACGCCGGCTCCACCGCTTTGATGTGGCACTGCCGGCCAACGCCCTGAAGGGAAGCGGCGCCTTCATCTGGCCGACGCAGGGCTATATCACCCAAGGATACTGGAGCCTGCATCGGGCGATCGATATCGGCGCCGGCACCGGCACACCGGTCTACGCCAGCGACTCCGGCTACGTGGTCTTTGCCGGCTGGGACGACACCGGCTACGGCAACCTGATCATCATCAATCACGGCAACGGCTTCGCCACCTATTACGCGCACCTGAGCAAAATCCTGGTCTCCGCCGGCACCTCCGTCTCGCGCGGGGCCAAGATCGGGCTGGTAGGCTCCACCGGC